From Actinosynnema mirum DSM 43827, a single genomic window includes:
- a CDS encoding substrate-binding and VWA domain-containing protein: MSARSERPGRARRIALPLGALVGVLAAGATAVVALKATSGPDCTGTLPLKVATTPAAEAVVRGAADDYQATQPVVDGRCVQVQVEARTAADVAHELPTARINPPVMWVPDSTMWAEEAQRQSASLGAEAPALEVGEPLAGSPLVIAGPAEKLRGLGWPSTSVAWASVLAPGVEAAVSDPTTSTEGLATLAVIRARLGNADGTPNQELIGSLMRIGRNAVTVRDSFNRVGQDEGSAPLFTASEQAVLAANRAAGGLRVAASYPAEGTMLLDYPVVRIKRASDQPGTGVAASGFEQALRSAKTRERFVDAGFRTPDGQAAAGLSAERDGVGGDAVNAMPKPSPAEVSELLGTWGAVSLDSRMLAVLDVSGSMTELMGNGQTRMAAASEAALTALGMLPDTSEIGLWAFSTNKRPPNDWVELVPLGPLGEVLGSAPRRTRLQQGAKGLAALVGGGTALNDTTLAAFRRMQSTYDPEKINSVVLITDGRNDDYASITTAQLLQALESESDPARPIPLIMVGLGQEADMEALQEISSATGGKAYQALEAADIRSVLLDAISQRRCRPNC, translated from the coding sequence ATGTCAGCCCGCAGCGAACGCCCCGGCCGCGCCCGGCGGATCGCACTGCCCCTGGGGGCCCTGGTCGGCGTGCTCGCCGCGGGGGCCACCGCCGTGGTCGCGCTGAAGGCGACCAGCGGCCCGGACTGCACCGGCACCCTCCCGCTCAAGGTCGCCACCACCCCGGCCGCCGAGGCGGTCGTGCGCGGCGCGGCCGACGACTACCAGGCCACCCAGCCCGTCGTGGACGGCCGGTGCGTGCAGGTCCAGGTCGAGGCGCGCACCGCCGCCGACGTGGCGCACGAGCTGCCGACCGCCCGGATCAACCCGCCCGTCATGTGGGTCCCGGACTCGACCATGTGGGCCGAGGAGGCCCAGCGCCAGTCCGCGAGCCTGGGCGCCGAGGCGCCCGCGCTGGAGGTCGGCGAGCCGCTGGCCGGGTCCCCGCTGGTCATCGCGGGTCCGGCGGAGAAGCTGCGCGGGCTGGGCTGGCCGAGCACCTCGGTCGCCTGGGCCAGCGTGCTCGCGCCCGGCGTGGAGGCCGCGGTGAGCGACCCGACCACCTCCACCGAGGGCCTGGCCACCCTGGCGGTCATCCGCGCCAGGCTCGGCAACGCGGACGGCACGCCCAACCAGGAGCTGATCGGCTCGCTGATGCGGATCGGGCGCAACGCCGTGACCGTGCGCGACTCCTTCAACCGGGTCGGCCAGGACGAGGGGAGCGCGCCGCTGTTCACCGCCTCCGAGCAGGCCGTGCTGGCCGCGAACCGGGCGGCCGGCGGGCTGCGGGTCGCCGCCTCCTACCCGGCCGAGGGCACGATGCTGCTCGACTACCCGGTGGTGCGGATCAAGCGCGCCTCCGACCAGCCGGGCACCGGGGTCGCGGCGAGCGGCTTCGAGCAGGCGCTGCGCAGCGCCAAGACCCGCGAGCGGTTCGTGGACGCGGGCTTCCGCACCCCGGACGGGCAGGCGGCGGCCGGGCTGTCGGCCGAGCGCGACGGGGTCGGCGGCGACGCGGTGAACGCGATGCCGAAGCCGAGCCCGGCCGAGGTGTCCGAGCTGCTGGGCACCTGGGGCGCGGTGAGCCTGGACTCGCGGATGCTCGCGGTGCTGGACGTGTCCGGCTCGATGACCGAGCTGATGGGCAACGGCCAGACCCGCATGGCGGCGGCGTCCGAGGCGGCGCTGACCGCGCTGGGGATGCTGCCGGACACCTCGGAGATCGGCCTGTGGGCGTTCTCCACGAACAAGAGGCCGCCGAACGACTGGGTCGAGCTGGTGCCGCTCGGCCCGCTCGGCGAGGTGCTGGGCAGCGCGCCGAGGCGGACGCGGCTCCAGCAGGGCGCCAAGGGCCTGGCGGCGCTGGTCGGCGGCGGGACCGCGCTGAACGACACCACGCTCGCGGCGTTCCGGAGGATGCAGTCCACGTACGACCCCGAGAAGATCAACTCAGTGGTGCTGATCACCGACGGCCGCAACGACGACTACGCCAGCATCACCACCGCGCAGCTGCTGCAGGCGCTGGAGTCGGAGTCCGACCCGGCGCGCCCGATCCCGCTGATCATGGTCGGGCTGGGCCAGGAGGCCGACATGGAGGCGCTGCAGGAGATCTCCTCGGCCACCGGCGGCAAGGCCTACCAGGCGCTGGAGGCGGCCGACATCCGCAGCGTGCTGCTGGACGCGATC